The following DNA comes from Primulina huaijiensis isolate GDHJ02 unplaced genomic scaffold, ASM1229523v2 scaffold207604, whole genome shotgun sequence.
AATTGCTCGCAGCAAAAAAATTGTAATGACTAGTATAATCGCCTTAAACAGATAACAGAGCAAAAAAATGTAATGCCCATTAAAGTTGCGGCCTCATAAAATTCCGAGAGACACCAAAAACACTTTAGCAGCCAATAGGTAGAAGCCCATCCAGAAGCCACATGTTTTTCAGGCCATCTGAAAGGCCCTGAACACAAAAGAGAAACCTCAACAAAACTTAATCTTAGGAAGTGCAAAGCTCAGGAAATTTTTTCGTAATAGAAAAGTATAACTCTCTCCTATTTTTTTGAGCCACTGATCGTTATCCGTATCAAGGATGAACTTCCTCATCATCCCAAGCCCATGCCCCAACCAAACTGTCCCAGCACCACAGTGCaagcaaccaaaaaaaaaatttgcttacTCATACTTCCAAAcaccaaattaaattaaacccCAAATTAAAAGATGATTATGCAAGATAAATCATCTTACCGCTTCCCTCATTGAAAACTTGGGAAAAGCAAACATCACCAGCTCGACGCATGTGATCCTGAACATGAATTGCACAAGACCGCCATGATTCAACAAATTAAAGTTATAAAACTAATTTAGCTGGTCACAGGAAACAAACATAGAGAATAACTTACTTTGAGGTCTTGCCATGATGCAGAATGGGGCAGTCCAGAGATCAAAACTGGACAACAAAGCAGGTGAgagaatatcagaaaaatcataacattcTGAAACATTCACAAGAGAATAATGCACCAACCTCTGTAGTCAGAGCGCCTGGAAACTCCACCACGAGGACCCCTACTACTGCTATGGCTACTATGACGATCTGTTGATGAGTTCCCACGGCCACCATGCGCAAGTTCAACCTGTGTAAATATAAATCACAGGTAACTTGAGCCaataataaatgaaaatcaaaataagtCATAACATGACTAACTCGTAGGCGATGTCCATCAAAATCATAGCCATCACGTCCTCGAATGGCATCTTCAGCATCACGAACATCTTCGAACTGTCAATGCCTGGTGTAGGTCAGAAAAAGTCTAGGCACTGAAAAAATGGCACCAACGGCAACCTGTACTTACCTCAACAAAGGCATAGCCAGGAGGCCTTGGAGGAACCTTCAATTCGATATGCACAACAGATCCATACTGCGAAAATCATCCCAATCATAAGATTTTAATCAAACGAAAGTTTAAAAGGTTTTCATATTTATCTAAGATATCAAAAAAAGGACAATATAAATCGTAAGTCAgatttatttatagtaaaaaaaaaaaaagaaaactgtGAAGATTTCAGCTTTAGCTAATCGCGAGTCCTTTTCTCCCAGTGAGTCCTTTACCATGGAGGACAAAGAAAGGGTAGCAGAACCTTGAATTTTAAGTAACTCCAACTACAATAATATTCGAGAAATGATTCTGCAAATGCAGAAGTTATGTTAGCTTATCTGCAGAGTGTAAATAATTCACAGGAGGTACAAATTCACTTGAGTGAGTTGGGTCACATAAATGCAAATCCAAGTATATTCGACAACTCGGGGTAGTGAAATTCGATAAACAATGTCTCTGGAAAGAATTCAGGCTCCCAAACGCAGTTTCTCTAAAATACATCCAACTTATTCGACATCTCTATCAAATCACTTCAGCTCTTTACCAGCATCTCTGTCTTTTCTAGATTTGTTAATtgaaaaaagatttattttctCAGATATTAGTGTTTCATCCTTTTACTGAATAATTATGGATTATATTCGCACCATTTGTCAGAAAAGAACATAAAGATTCTCACCATCTTACACATTGTGGATGCAATCATGCAACATCTAGGAGGCTATTTGAAACAGCTCATCTTTATatacaaaggaaaaaaaaggagGTTTCCTATAATTACTAAAGATCCCGACAAAACCCAAAGCTAGTGTACAGACTTTATACACGTCATAACGTAGTAGGTCATGGAATCCCAGTTTGGAATACAGTTTACAAGAAACAAAGCCAGGTAACTGATTCgaaatgtaaaattttaaagacAAGAAAGGGTTCCACGAAATATCATAACTACCTTGTAAAATAAATCTTCCACTTCTCGCTCGCGGATGTCACCAGGAAGGTTACCAACATAGAGAGTTCGGTCACTTCTACTGGAGCGACTCATTCTTCCTATTGAAATTTAAGCAAACGGTTCACAAATCAAACGGGTTACATATATAGAAATTATTACAGTATACAAACACCAAAATGGTTCAGGAGTACATATATGTGCACCATAAAAGAAACAGGAGAGACTTAACATGCTGAAAAAACAAAGAACAAAAGTAGGAGACTacaaaaatagataaaatgatcttgaaattgaattaaaataaatgaatcagcttaacccaaaaaaaatcgTCCATAAAATGCAGATTAACGATTTCCAGCTCTAGCTTATTTACAAATCCACAAGCGCAAACTTCCATAAACAGCAGGTCAAACTCAAACTAGATCGTCAACATGCGGCTGGAATGGAGAATTTACTTACCGGCAGCAGAAGACGACGGAACCGAGAGCCAAGCGGATCGATTAAAAGAGATTTCCAGGGTTGCGAGGGCAGTATAGGAAATAAGAATTATGCTTCGTTGTCTCAATATTACTTTCTTGTTTAtaatcagtgttctaaaaagttCGTTTAAGCTCGAAACTCGACAAAAATGTCTCGTTTCGGAGAAAAGTGGAAAAAAACGGTCAAATTAGTTTGACCAAATTAAACGTGCTTAAGC
Coding sequences within:
- the LOC140966665 gene encoding serine/arginine-rich-splicing factor SR34-like — its product is MSRSSRSDRTLYVGNLPGDIREREVEDLFYKYGSVVHIELKVPPRPPGYAFVEFEDVRDAEDAIRGRDGYDFDGHRLRVELAHGGRGNSSTDRHSSHSSSRGPRGGVSRRSDYRVLISGLPHSASWQDLKDHMRRAGDVCFSQVFNEGSGKTGIADYTNYDDMKYAIKKLDDTEFRNAFSRARIHV